A window from Dehalobacter sp. DCA encodes these proteins:
- the trpS gene encoding tryptophan--tRNA ligase, translated as MRNRIFSGMRPTGSLHIGHLSVLQNWAALQDEYECYFGIVDWHALTTGYEDKLDLKALIREMALDWLSVGIDPEKSAVFIQSQVKEHAELHLLFSMFTPISWLERVPTYKDQLQQLGNEGKDLHTYGFLGYPLLQAADILVYKAKAVPVGEDQIPHIELCREVGRRFNYLYGNVFPEPQALIGKVPLLPGVDGRKMSKSYNNAISLTASTEEINTRVKQMITDPERLRKDDPGHPEVCVVSKFHHIYTPDVNRVEEECCAGRIGCVACKKYLAENIDKVLAPYRERRLFWDEDGKVEKVLQEGAEKAGITAAATMAEVRSALGI; from the coding sequence TTGAGAAACAGAATTTTTAGCGGTATGCGGCCGACAGGTTCGCTGCACATAGGACATTTAAGCGTTCTACAGAATTGGGCTGCGCTCCAGGATGAATATGAATGCTATTTTGGTATTGTCGACTGGCATGCGCTGACCACTGGTTATGAAGATAAGCTTGACCTGAAGGCTTTAATCCGAGAAATGGCTCTGGACTGGCTGAGTGTCGGCATTGATCCTGAAAAGAGCGCCGTGTTCATTCAATCCCAGGTCAAGGAACATGCGGAACTTCACCTTTTGTTTTCCATGTTCACGCCGATTTCGTGGCTGGAAAGAGTGCCAACGTATAAGGATCAGCTCCAGCAGCTCGGGAATGAAGGCAAAGACCTGCATACGTATGGTTTTCTCGGTTATCCTTTACTGCAGGCGGCGGATATTCTCGTCTACAAGGCCAAAGCCGTCCCGGTAGGAGAAGACCAAATCCCGCATATCGAGCTTTGCCGGGAAGTCGGACGCCGCTTTAATTACCTGTATGGGAACGTTTTTCCCGAGCCGCAGGCCCTTATCGGCAAAGTGCCGCTGCTGCCGGGTGTTGACGGCCGAAAAATGAGCAAAAGCTATAACAACGCAATCTCGCTTACAGCCTCAACCGAAGAAATCAATACCAGGGTCAAACAGATGATCACGGATCCCGAGCGCCTCCGCAAGGACGATCCGGGACATCCGGAAGTCTGTGTGGTTTCCAAATTCCATCATATCTACACGCCGGATGTGAACCGGGTCGAAGAAGAATGCTGTGCCGGCAGGATCGGCTGCGTCGCCTGTAAGAAGTATCTGGCTGAAAACATCGATAAAGTGCTTGCCCCCTACCGGGAAAGAAGATTATTCTGGGATGAAGACGGGAAGGTTGAGAAAGTACTGCAGGAGGGCGCCGAAAAAGCCGGAATTACCGCTGCAGCAACCATGGCGGAAGTCCGGTCAGCGCTGGGGATCTGA
- a CDS encoding segregation and condensation protein A, producing the protein MDDALKHKPYVEIPNFQGPLDLLLHLIQEHKVDIYDIPIALIADQFIATVRRLEALDMEVTSEFLVLAAHLLYLKSRQLLPKPQKTEEELLLEEEMKQDLVERLVTYRAFKNIASFLSSRDETLGSRYFREIDLEEILSRIPPPNPLQGIVMEDLFKAFQAVLERVEKGEDIQYVQVEEIPVEMMTSDIMRRMILHPRGLKFSQLLRYGSRVEIVVAFIALLELLKEGKVRAEQSKEANEIFLVPTEKAWDFRNEESG; encoded by the coding sequence ATGGATGATGCTCTAAAACATAAACCTTATGTTGAAATTCCCAATTTTCAAGGCCCTCTGGATTTACTCCTTCATCTGATCCAGGAGCATAAAGTTGATATTTATGATATTCCGATCGCGCTCATTGCCGATCAATTTATCGCTACTGTCCGCAGATTAGAAGCGCTGGATATGGAAGTGACTTCGGAATTTCTGGTGCTGGCGGCCCATCTGTTGTATCTGAAATCACGGCAGCTGCTGCCAAAACCGCAAAAGACCGAAGAGGAACTGCTGCTGGAAGAAGAGATGAAACAAGACCTTGTGGAAAGGCTTGTCACCTACAGGGCTTTTAAAAACATTGCCTCTTTTTTGAGTTCGAGGGACGAAACACTGGGCAGCAGGTATTTCCGGGAAATCGATCTGGAAGAGATCCTTTCCAGAATCCCGCCGCCGAACCCGTTGCAGGGCATTGTCATGGAGGATTTGTTCAAGGCGTTCCAAGCTGTTCTGGAGCGGGTTGAAAAAGGTGAGGATATCCAGTATGTGCAGGTCGAAGAAATCCCTGTGGAGATGATGACGAGCGACATCATGCGCAGAATGATCCTGCATCCCAGAGGGTTGAAGTTTAGTCAGCTTCTAAGATACGGGTCGAGAGTAGAAATTGTGGTAGCCTTTATTGCTTTGCTTGAGCTGCTCAAAGAAGGAAAAGTCAGGGCGGAGCAAAGCAAGGAGGCCAATGAAATATTTTTGGTTCCAACCGAAAAAGCTTGGGACTTTCGAAATGAGGAATCGGGATGA
- a CDS encoding DUF4367 domain-containing protein: MLNNSSQSMQKKLYEEYEDSLFRLVMYETVEKEGKVLLEEREKLKYDPAFVPSEEAVQKFSSQLDNILKRKKAYALRQKTFRILNRSAVAMLIVIILLFTTVASVQAIRVKVLNFFMDIQPKYTSYQVNESGNGSGNGGAVVNWTKAYVPTYIPEGYKVNNSSNSETFKKIVFRNQQDMVILYTELNEGSIVQSDTENASVFKEISINGHKGTLTVKNSTVTIVWEIKGRIFTVSASTDQDTALKIAEGVKYIN, encoded by the coding sequence ATGTTGAATAATAGTTCGCAATCAATGCAGAAGAAACTCTATGAGGAATATGAAGATAGTTTATTCAGGCTGGTTATGTACGAGACAGTGGAAAAAGAAGGAAAAGTCTTACTGGAAGAAAGAGAAAAGCTGAAATATGATCCCGCATTTGTTCCATCGGAGGAAGCCGTTCAAAAGTTCAGCTCTCAATTGGATAATATCTTAAAAAGAAAAAAGGCTTATGCTTTAAGGCAAAAAACTTTCAGGATCTTAAATAGGTCTGCGGTAGCTATGCTGATTGTTATTATTCTATTGTTTACCACCGTAGCCAGCGTACAAGCGATTAGAGTCAAAGTATTGAACTTTTTCATGGATATTCAGCCGAAATATACATCTTATCAGGTAAATGAAAGTGGTAATGGATCGGGCAACGGGGGGGCGGTTGTCAACTGGACAAAAGCCTATGTTCCAACTTATATACCGGAAGGATATAAAGTCAATAACTCTTCCAATAGTGAAACCTTTAAAAAAATTGTATTTAGAAATCAGCAGGATATGGTTATTTTATATACGGAATTAAATGAAGGCAGTATTGTCCAGTCGGACACGGAAAACGCATCCGTCTTTAAAGAAATTAGTATAAACGGCCACAAGGGGACGCTTACAGTGAAAAACTCGACGGTTACAATCGTATGGGAAATAAAAGGCCGTATATTTACGGTCAGCGCATCGACGGATCAGGATACTGCGCTAAAGATTGCTGAAGGAGTAAAATATATTAATTAA
- a CDS encoding ArsB/NhaD family transporter gives MEFTPAMTLSVIIFAAAYLLIVTEKIDRVIIALGGGVLMALTGLLDHENPYEAIDFNTLALLISMMVIVMITQRTGVFEFLAIKVVKLAKGEPWKVLVYLSFITAIASAFLDNVTTILLILPITLDVTRELKLKPVPFVISQIFASNIGGTATLIGDPPNIMIGTKTGLSFMDFVMNVAPIIVPILLVTIGAFLLVYKKYLHTNEENKKKVLLFNEYEALKDKKLLTKCLIVLGLTILGFILHSILNYPSSVVAMTGAVLLLLISRVNPERVFKEVEWKTIFFFAGLFMLVGGLERAGVLEVLAKSIVQQTNGDMFLLGMAVLWVSAIASAFVDNIPFTATMIPLIQEVGVLTGMDITPLWWALSLGACLGGNGTIIGASANVVASGMSEEAGYKITFGQYFKVCFPVMLITVAISTVYLVLRYLI, from the coding sequence ATGGAATTCACACCTGCCATGACACTGTCTGTCATTATCTTTGCAGCTGCCTATCTGCTCATCGTTACTGAAAAGATCGACAGAGTGATCATCGCGCTCGGCGGCGGCGTTCTGATGGCGCTTACGGGGCTATTAGACCATGAAAATCCTTACGAAGCCATCGACTTTAATACACTTGCCCTGCTGATCAGCATGATGGTGATCGTTATGATCACCCAGCGCACCGGTGTGTTCGAATTTCTGGCCATTAAAGTTGTCAAGCTGGCCAAAGGCGAACCCTGGAAAGTGTTGGTGTACCTTTCCTTCATTACAGCGATTGCTTCAGCCTTTCTGGACAATGTAACCACAATTCTGTTGATTCTCCCGATCACGCTGGATGTAACAAGGGAGCTCAAGTTAAAGCCTGTCCCGTTCGTCATCAGCCAGATCTTTGCTTCGAATATCGGCGGCACGGCAACCCTGATCGGCGACCCGCCAAATATCATGATCGGGACGAAAACGGGCTTAAGCTTTATGGATTTTGTTATGAATGTTGCGCCAATCATTGTTCCTATCCTGCTCGTCACCATTGGAGCATTTCTGCTGGTCTATAAAAAATATCTCCATACAAACGAAGAGAACAAAAAAAAGGTTCTGCTGTTCAACGAATACGAAGCACTCAAGGATAAGAAGCTCCTTACGAAATGCCTGATCGTACTGGGCCTGACCATCCTGGGCTTTATCCTGCATAGCATTTTAAATTATCCGTCTTCGGTCGTAGCAATGACCGGTGCAGTCCTTCTTCTGCTGATTTCCAGAGTCAACCCGGAGAGAGTATTTAAAGAAGTCGAGTGGAAAACGATCTTCTTCTTTGCCGGTCTTTTTATGCTGGTGGGCGGTCTGGAACGGGCCGGAGTTTTGGAAGTGCTTGCGAAAAGCATCGTTCAGCAAACCAACGGTGATATGTTTTTACTCGGAATGGCCGTTCTCTGGGTTTCAGCGATCGCTTCAGCCTTTGTTGACAACATCCCGTTTACCGCGACCATGATCCCGCTGATTCAGGAAGTCGGCGTGCTGACCGGAATGGATATTACACCATTATGGTGGGCGCTCTCACTGGGGGCCTGTCTGGGCGGAAACGGCACCATTATCGGTGCAAGCGCCAATGTCGTAGCTTCTGGTATGTCCGAAGAAGCAGGATACAAAATTACCTTCGGCCAGTACTTTAAAGTCTGCTTCCCCGTGATGCTGATCACCGTCGCCATCAGCACGGTTTACCTTGTTCTGCGCTATTTGATTTAG
- a CDS encoding RNA polymerase sigma factor, whose translation MMIMTALANDDDKDFMVDLYRNYYGLVRKTVYNITHDTNIVEDLIDDTFLKLIVKIPLLRTFESCKTAAYVVYTSRSVAINFIKHRDVEKKHMYYGEDTDLAERVIDLKGGVEGMIISQEEASEMKEAILRLPEKEKDLLYFKYILEMDNEELAEVLGIKPGSVRQYLTRARRKVQKLIHKEVV comes from the coding sequence ATGATGATAATGACTGCATTGGCAAATGATGACGATAAGGATTTTATGGTGGACTTATATCGAAACTATTACGGCCTCGTACGGAAGACCGTTTATAATATCACGCATGATACGAACATTGTAGAAGACCTGATTGATGATACTTTTCTCAAACTTATCGTTAAAATTCCCTTACTGCGTACATTTGAAAGTTGCAAAACAGCTGCTTATGTTGTCTATACTTCCAGGAGCGTGGCAATTAATTTTATTAAACATCGCGATGTGGAAAAAAAGCATATGTATTATGGGGAGGACACAGACCTGGCTGAAAGGGTTATCGACCTTAAAGGCGGTGTGGAGGGTATGATCATTAGTCAGGAAGAGGCATCGGAGATGAAGGAAGCTATTTTAAGACTTCCTGAGAAAGAGAAAGATTTATTATATTTCAAATATATCTTAGAAATGGATAATGAAGAACTCGCAGAAGTTTTGGGAATTAAACCGGGCAGTGTCCGGCAGTATTTGACCCGAGCAAGAAGAAAAGTCCAAAAACTGATCCATAAGGAGGTGGTATAA
- the scpB gene encoding SMC-Scp complex subunit ScpB translates to MLFQDTEIAALEALLFVAKEPLSMTKIAEILEIPADHVPEFLQALKDRYEDPASGLVLIELEQGFRIGTKPELAGYIEVLYKQPSQILSNAALEVLSIIAYKQPITRGEIDFIRGVQSDRALATLVERGLVKDLGRKDGPGRPILYGTTEDFLIHFGLKSIQDLPPLEHTAEEEEEA, encoded by the coding sequence ATGCTGTTTCAGGATACGGAAATTGCTGCCCTGGAAGCTTTGCTTTTTGTGGCCAAGGAACCGCTGAGCATGACGAAAATTGCAGAGATACTGGAGATACCGGCCGATCATGTACCTGAATTTCTGCAGGCACTAAAGGACAGATATGAAGATCCCGCGAGCGGTTTGGTGCTTATTGAGCTGGAACAGGGTTTCCGGATCGGAACGAAGCCTGAACTTGCCGGTTATATCGAAGTCTTGTACAAACAGCCTTCTCAGATACTGTCGAATGCAGCGCTGGAAGTCCTGTCGATTATTGCTTACAAACAGCCGATTACCCGCGGTGAAATTGATTTCATCCGCGGCGTCCAATCCGACCGGGCGCTGGCCACGCTGGTTGAAAGAGGGCTGGTCAAAGACTTGGGACGGAAGGATGGTCCGGGACGGCCGATCCTTTACGGGACAACCGAAGATTTTCTTATCCACTTTGGCCTGAAATCTATTCAGGATCTCCCGCCGCTGGAGCATACGGCAGAAGAGGAAGAGGAAGCTTAA
- a CDS encoding cell wall-binding repeat-containing protein — MKNLSLLSVLCILALLLCPSAKLYADSPLQRVAGNDRYQTTIQISQKGWPDKSAYVIIATGQNFADALCAAPLSQKYNCPILLNIKENLLSSTKKEIQRLEAKNAVIIGGTGAISENVENELKAIGLSCTRISGQARNNHQAIPVCLGQLYVNMQARVRLLLRAQVQPLTGSAIYLSRAFLTKSTMPNIVITIYRLQLISELSAALSKLNKYR, encoded by the coding sequence ATGAAAAATCTATCTCTGTTATCTGTTCTCTGTATTCTAGCGTTGTTATTATGCCCTTCAGCAAAGTTATATGCCGATTCTCCGTTGCAAAGGGTTGCCGGAAATGACCGTTACCAAACGACAATCCAGATCTCGCAAAAAGGCTGGCCCGATAAATCTGCATATGTAATCATAGCAACCGGTCAAAACTTTGCTGATGCGCTCTGTGCCGCGCCGTTATCGCAAAAATACAATTGCCCGATTTTGTTAAACATCAAAGAGAATTTGCTCAGCAGTACAAAAAAGGAAATTCAAAGACTTGAGGCCAAGAATGCTGTTATTATCGGTGGTACGGGAGCCATCTCGGAAAACGTTGAAAACGAGCTTAAAGCTATAGGTCTAAGCTGTACGCGCATTTCAGGTCAAGCAAGGAACAACCATCAAGCAATACCAGTATGCTTGGGGCAGCTATACGTCAATATGCAAGCACGAGTACGACTACTCCTGCGGGCACAGGTACAGCCACTTACGGGATCGGCTATTTATCTGTCCAGAGCATTTTTGACCAAGTCTACAATGCCAAATATAGTTATTACCATTTACCGCCTACAACTTATTAGTGAACTTTCCGCTGCCTTAAGTAAGCTTAACAAATACAGATAA
- a CDS encoding CBS domain-containing protein, with amino-acid sequence MDGESAMIIILSHQFLDFDALAAMAAAQKLCPEAVLVIDGKYGSYVQEFLSLAKEQLPYYRFKDIDVDKVEKIILVDTQEIERSIGNKNLMDRLRAIPIEIIDHHPVVEPDGQNRIIEMVGACTTILVEQIQQRGINLTSFDATLMALGIYDDTGSLLFANTTPRDLLAAAYLVEEGAELAVMAEYLQRPLTSEQKDLFQQLLDNGVIEKYNEMPVFISYAESREYFSGLALLAHRIGEFENAEIFFLVVKMEDRVYLVGRARGGSSLPLNEIVQAFGGGGHEKAASAVIKNGNIDSIIRLLREEIKLRAEKPTTIRDIMSYPVKTVFPDTSIEEVGKMLLKYGHTGLPVVQAEKLVGIISRRDVDKALKHGLQHAPVKGFMTRDVITVQPDLSWEEVQKLMVLHDIGRIPVVENEILTGIVSRSDVMRLIYGSVVPTLNELARDRSIARREEILRHIAGLPQYIQDDLAAIREAASEMGNQVYLVGGFVRDLLMNMPNNDLDIVVEGKGIELGRILSKKLACDKLVLHASFGTASLIFSNGTHLDIASTRREDYDFPGALPVVEESTLREDLLRRDFTINAMALCLNEDSFGHIIDYYGGFRDLQQKEIRFLHNLSFIDDPTRMLRAIKFAVRYAFKLAKVTADAIPIALKEDVFAKISAERFTEELILIYKEAKFQRMGRELVRNGIFKAWFKADYAWNFEEAESVGEQRSLTERWLISLKNLDSNEISAVLDRLTLPKSLKRITLEYLRLKQALKLEDLTDLKNIDELLAGVPLLLFNILGSDDAYTDSLKKYRLVREGIQMKITGKDLRQSGVREGPEIGSILKQIRLAWLEGKIRTPDEEKRYLKILLEKNDRADCIDNKPI; translated from the coding sequence ATGGATGGAGAATCAGCGATGATCATTATCCTGTCACATCAATTTCTCGATTTTGATGCGCTTGCAGCGATGGCCGCAGCCCAAAAGCTATGTCCTGAAGCCGTGTTGGTGATCGACGGCAAATACGGTTCTTATGTACAGGAATTTTTATCGCTGGCCAAAGAACAATTGCCCTACTACCGCTTCAAAGATATTGACGTGGACAAGGTAGAAAAGATCATTCTCGTGGATACACAAGAAATCGAACGGTCCATCGGTAATAAAAATCTTATGGACCGACTTCGGGCCATCCCAATTGAGATCATTGACCATCATCCTGTCGTCGAACCGGATGGTCAGAACCGGATTATTGAAATGGTTGGAGCCTGTACAACGATTCTGGTCGAACAGATTCAGCAAAGAGGCATTAACCTGACCAGTTTCGATGCGACGTTAATGGCTCTGGGAATTTATGATGACACCGGGAGCCTGCTTTTTGCAAACACAACACCTAGGGATCTGCTGGCAGCCGCCTATCTTGTGGAAGAAGGGGCTGAGCTTGCCGTTATGGCGGAGTATCTGCAGAGACCGCTTACCTCGGAGCAAAAGGACTTATTCCAGCAGTTACTGGATAACGGCGTGATCGAAAAATATAATGAAATGCCGGTTTTTATCTCCTATGCCGAAAGCAGGGAGTATTTTTCAGGGCTGGCTTTGCTTGCTCACCGGATCGGTGAATTTGAGAATGCGGAGATCTTTTTCCTCGTCGTGAAGATGGAAGACCGGGTCTATCTTGTCGGCAGAGCAAGAGGAGGCAGCAGCCTGCCGCTCAATGAAATTGTTCAGGCTTTTGGCGGCGGAGGCCATGAAAAAGCCGCTTCAGCCGTAATCAAAAATGGCAATATAGACAGCATCATCAGGCTGTTACGAGAAGAGATCAAGCTGAGGGCAGAGAAACCAACGACGATACGCGACATTATGAGTTATCCTGTTAAAACGGTTTTCCCGGATACCTCGATCGAAGAGGTAGGCAAGATGCTTTTAAAGTACGGGCATACCGGTCTGCCTGTTGTCCAGGCTGAAAAACTTGTCGGGATTATCTCGCGCAGGGACGTGGACAAGGCCTTGAAACACGGGCTGCAGCATGCTCCGGTGAAGGGGTTTATGACCCGGGACGTGATCACGGTCCAGCCGGATTTAAGTTGGGAAGAAGTCCAGAAGCTGATGGTTTTACATGATATCGGCAGAATCCCGGTGGTGGAAAACGAGATCCTTACCGGCATTGTGTCGAGATCCGATGTGATGCGGCTCATTTATGGCAGCGTCGTACCGACCTTAAATGAGCTTGCCAGGGACAGAAGCATAGCCAGACGGGAAGAAATCCTGCGGCATATTGCAGGGCTTCCCCAGTACATTCAGGATGATCTGGCGGCAATTCGGGAAGCCGCTTCGGAAATGGGGAACCAGGTCTATCTGGTTGGCGGTTTTGTCAGGGATTTACTGATGAATATGCCGAACAATGATCTGGATATTGTTGTCGAAGGCAAAGGGATTGAGCTGGGTAGGATTCTGAGTAAAAAACTGGCTTGCGACAAATTGGTCTTGCATGCGTCCTTTGGTACAGCCAGTCTGATTTTCAGCAACGGCACACATTTGGACATTGCTTCAACCCGCCGGGAAGATTATGATTTTCCCGGAGCTTTGCCGGTTGTGGAGGAGTCAACCCTCAGAGAGGATTTGCTCCGGAGAGATTTCACCATTAATGCCATGGCTTTATGTTTGAACGAAGACAGCTTTGGCCATATCATTGATTATTATGGCGGTTTTCGTGACCTGCAGCAAAAGGAAATTCGTTTCTTGCATAACCTCAGCTTTATTGACGATCCTACCCGGATGCTCAGAGCGATAAAGTTTGCAGTTCGGTATGCGTTTAAGCTTGCCAAGGTGACGGCGGATGCGATACCGATCGCCTTAAAAGAGGACGTTTTTGCCAAAATCAGTGCGGAACGCTTTACGGAAGAACTGATCCTGATCTATAAGGAAGCTAAATTTCAGCGTATGGGCCGCGAATTAGTACGGAACGGTATTTTCAAAGCCTGGTTTAAAGCAGATTATGCCTGGAATTTTGAGGAGGCGGAGTCTGTCGGTGAGCAAAGGTCATTGACCGAACGATGGCTCATCAGCCTGAAAAATCTGGACAGTAATGAGATTTCCGCTGTTTTGGACAGACTGACCTTACCTAAATCTCTCAAAAGGATTACACTGGAATACCTGCGGCTGAAGCAAGCCTTAAAACTGGAAGATCTTACCGATCTGAAAAACATTGATGAATTACTTGCAGGAGTTCCGTTATTGTTGTTTAATATTCTTGGCAGTGATGATGCCTATACGGATTCTCTGAAAAAATACCGTTTGGTGCGCGAGGGAATCCAGATGAAAATAACCGGAAAAGATCTGCGGCAATCAGGCGTCAGGGAAGGACCGGAAATCGGCAGCATCCTGAAACAAATTCGGCTGGCCTGGCTCGAAGGAAAAATCCGGACTCCGGATGAAGAAAAAAGGTATCTCAAAATCCTGCTCGAAAAAAATGACAGAGCTGATTGCATAGATAATAAACCAATATAA
- a CDS encoding M14 family zinc carboxypeptidase, whose translation MSTNVYGGPGNKAYAVVGYLDALDPYTVLWEEYGWKFIEYPSGSKKKRAYLPGGAWNPFPSSFQSGVLGAMNSAQYVYGGPSTTLYASMGSVSANEKVTVLIPNVSGFAFIEYSTSNGSKRAYVSASTLTMTSTTALAKMNYDTPTYSEPYLYGQQIGSLFEEEYVVVLQQNSRMAYIEYNTTSGRKRAYVFNYKLTRVNTTEQVPNLEVSNDYIFAFINNAVDVYGGPSSDNYAVIGSVGPLEDIGMIHKENNWIYIQYATTGGPKRGFISSAMADLVFFVGEGTVDDLEDKTNSYTGWGDLTNAATPVYAGPGTSYASIGSLAANEGVTVFAGAENSFYQIEYTTAAGPKRGFIPDNVLHHYNLGGLAIVNGGPIVVYHTPDLYPTSPQYGAIGEGEYVVILEKNDTRCYVEYNTSSARKRGYTTASGYTYKNMGNVSPLPSLSSDTYIANTDIPVYAGPSSAYFQVGSLNQYEPAIRLAANVLGYSYIQYTGSNTTKRGYVLSSGLSSYQVVIPDFTYANVTKGNYGQSGAGRNLEYYRIGSGNKRLFLNFAIHGFEDNFNQDGAELVDVAGGVIQMLSDNISSVNSHDWSVFVIPSANPDGLIDGNTNNGPGRCTTWRYGSTRAELVQGGVDLNRSFDINFAVNTDSRNYTGPYPNWAKESEALRDFLVANKSASYRNVMIDSHGWLQQIYTIDGSQAYLSRLFKYFFPQNTQMSLNGANGYVSIYAYSLGMEACLFEFPTNVTHPADIQVLGYKAAFVNAIMSLINEEPY comes from the coding sequence ATGAGTACAAATGTTTATGGAGGCCCAGGAAACAAAGCGTATGCCGTAGTGGGATATCTCGATGCACTCGATCCCTACACTGTCCTATGGGAGGAATACGGATGGAAATTTATTGAATACCCATCGGGATCCAAAAAAAAGAGAGCGTATCTGCCAGGAGGAGCATGGAATCCGTTTCCGAGTTCATTCCAATCAGGGGTTTTAGGAGCTATGAATTCAGCTCAATACGTATATGGTGGTCCCAGCACAACGCTCTATGCTTCAATGGGATCTGTCTCCGCAAATGAAAAAGTAACGGTGCTTATCCCAAATGTATCTGGATTTGCTTTTATAGAATATAGCACCAGTAATGGTTCAAAAAGAGCATATGTCAGTGCCAGTACTTTAACTATGACAAGTACTACAGCTTTAGCAAAAATGAATTACGATACACCAACCTATTCGGAACCTTACCTTTATGGACAACAAATCGGTTCCTTATTTGAAGAAGAATACGTTGTCGTTCTACAGCAAAATAGCCGCATGGCTTATATCGAATACAACACAACGAGTGGGAGAAAACGAGCCTATGTTTTCAACTATAAGCTAACCCGCGTTAATACCACCGAACAAGTACCAAATCTTGAGGTCTCCAACGATTACATTTTCGCTTTCATCAATAATGCCGTGGATGTATACGGAGGACCGAGCTCGGATAATTATGCCGTTATCGGATCCGTAGGTCCCCTTGAGGATATTGGCATGATCCATAAGGAAAACAATTGGATCTATATTCAATATGCCACTACTGGAGGGCCAAAACGGGGATTTATCTCGTCAGCCATGGCAGATCTTGTATTCTTTGTTGGAGAAGGCACCGTTGATGATCTGGAAGACAAGACAAACAGCTATACTGGCTGGGGCGATTTGACGAATGCCGCAACCCCAGTCTATGCTGGCCCGGGTACGAGCTATGCATCAATTGGCAGTTTGGCTGCGAACGAAGGCGTTACGGTTTTTGCAGGTGCGGAAAATTCATTCTACCAGATCGAATATACAACCGCTGCCGGTCCGAAACGCGGTTTTATCCCGGACAATGTATTGCATCATTATAATTTAGGCGGACTTGCTATCGTTAACGGCGGACCAATTGTCGTGTACCACACTCCTGACTTATATCCCACATCGCCTCAATACGGAGCTATTGGTGAAGGCGAATATGTTGTAATTTTAGAGAAGAATGATACACGTTGCTATGTGGAATATAATACGTCGTCAGCTAGAAAACGCGGATACACCACTGCTTCCGGATATACTTATAAAAACATGGGTAACGTCAGCCCGCTCCCCAGCCTGTCAAGCGACACGTATATAGCAAACACAGACATTCCCGTCTATGCTGGACCAAGTAGTGCCTATTTTCAAGTCGGCAGCCTAAATCAATATGAGCCTGCTATCCGATTAGCAGCTAACGTGTTGGGCTATTCCTATATTCAATATACAGGATCTAACACAACAAAACGCGGGTATGTCCTTTCGTCTGGGCTGTCTTCTTATCAAGTCGTTATTCCGGATTTCACCTATGCGAATGTTACGAAAGGTAATTATGGGCAAAGCGGAGCCGGAAGAAATTTGGAATACTATCGAATTGGCTCCGGAAACAAACGTCTGTTTTTGAACTTTGCGATTCATGGGTTTGAAGACAATTTTAACCAAGACGGAGCTGAATTAGTCGATGTCGCAGGCGGCGTAATCCAGATGCTTTCTGATAATATTTCTTCCGTTAATAGTCATGACTGGTCGGTTTTTGTTATTCCATCTGCAAATCCTGATGGTCTGATTGATGGAAATACAAATAACGGTCCCGGTCGGTGCACAACATGGCGGTACGGCAGCACACGGGCTGAATTGGTTCAAGGCGGAGTTGACCTTAATCGAAGCTTTGATATCAACTTTGCTGTCAATACAGATTCACGAAACTATACCGGGCCTTATCCAAACTGGGCAAAGGAATCGGAAGCTCTAAGAGATTTTCTTGTTGCCAACAAATCTGCTTCTTACAGAAACGTTATGATAGATAGCCATGGTTGGCTACAGCAAATTTACACTATTGATGGTAGTCAGGCTTATTTGTCCAGACTCTTTAAATACTTTTTCCCGCAAAATACGCAGATGTCATTAAATGGCGCTAACGGCTATGTATCTATTTATGCATATTCTTTGGGAATGGAAGCTTGTTTGTTTGAATTTCCTACAAATGTAACGCATCCTGCAGATATCCAGGTTTTAGGTTACAAGGCTGCTT